The following proteins are encoded in a genomic region of Sorangiineae bacterium MSr12523:
- a CDS encoding DeoR/GlpR family DNA-binding transcription regulator: MLVEERRRKILQMLDEQGSVMVEELSERFSVSTVTIRADLASLERTGRLVRSHGGAVKPQVYDMPLGVKETLHRREKGRIGQAAAKMIRDGETVLLDSGTSTAAIAREVKALPLRALTVITNALNIAMELAGLRHIRVIMLGGMLREMSYSLVGPHAEQILERFHVDRLFLGVDGVDPEVGLTTPDVLEAKLNALMIRVSRQVVVVADSSKFGRRSLSKIADLDAVHKVITDRKISADMVRALKAANIEVVIV, from the coding sequence ATGCTGGTCGAAGAACGCCGCCGCAAGATTCTGCAGATGCTCGACGAACAGGGCAGCGTCATGGTGGAGGAGCTCTCCGAGCGCTTCTCCGTCTCCACCGTGACCATCCGGGCCGATCTCGCCTCGCTCGAGCGCACGGGCAGGCTGGTGCGTTCGCACGGCGGCGCGGTCAAGCCGCAGGTTTACGACATGCCGCTCGGGGTCAAAGAGACCCTCCACCGCCGCGAAAAGGGCCGCATCGGCCAGGCCGCGGCGAAGATGATCCGCGACGGCGAAACGGTGCTGCTCGACTCCGGCACCAGCACCGCAGCCATTGCCCGCGAGGTGAAGGCGCTGCCGCTTCGCGCGCTCACCGTCATCACCAACGCGCTCAACATTGCGATGGAGCTCGCGGGGTTGCGGCACATCCGGGTCATCATGCTCGGGGGCATGCTGCGCGAGATGTCCTATTCCCTGGTGGGCCCCCATGCCGAGCAGATCCTCGAGCGCTTCCACGTCGACCGGCTCTTCCTTGGCGTCGACGGTGTCGACCCCGAGGTGGGCCTCACCACGCCGGACGTGCTGGAGGCCAAGCTCAATGCGCTCATGATTCGGGTCTCGCGGCAGGTCGTCGTCGTGGCCGATTCGAGCAAGTTCGGCCGGCGCAGCCTGTCCAAGATTGCCGACCTCGATGCCGTGCACAAAGTCATCACGGACCGGAAAATCTCGGCCGACATGGTTCGCGCGCTCAAGGCGGCCAACATCGAGGTCGTCATCGTTTAA
- a CDS encoding amidohydrolase has translation MNRRQWLTMMGLGLLGCSSRKGVGVGAAEATAAGTSTPKLALEDFRPKSMLHVAQTKVAKSKFPVIDVHTHITWSKTMRKGVAVGEENQFFSEPRALLEVMNRKNVQMMVNLTGGTGKGLEDTIRKLDRTYEGRFATLTEPSYGHWLEPKYPQLQADAIEHARKAGAKGVKVLKTLGLYLREQIDSGPLVKIDDRRFDPMWEACAANKMPVWIHISDPEAFFLPTDRNNERYEELSNHPDWSFHGKDFPSNAELLEARNRVIARHPKTQFLLLHVGNAAENLGYVSRCLDLYPNTMVEIGARIGELGRQPRTSRRFFDAYQDRILFGTDAIPPPAGNEVPQQVFGDELYEIYYRFLETEDEYFDYAPAPVPPQGRWAIYGLGLPEPILRKVYHDNAARLLGLVA, from the coding sequence ATGAATCGACGCCAGTGGTTGACCATGATGGGACTCGGGCTTCTGGGCTGTAGCTCTCGGAAAGGCGTCGGCGTTGGGGCGGCCGAAGCGACAGCGGCGGGTACCAGCACGCCGAAGCTCGCCCTGGAGGACTTTCGCCCCAAGAGCATGCTCCACGTCGCGCAGACGAAGGTGGCGAAGTCGAAGTTCCCGGTCATCGACGTGCATACGCACATCACGTGGTCCAAGACCATGCGTAAAGGCGTCGCCGTCGGCGAAGAGAACCAGTTCTTCTCGGAGCCGCGCGCGCTTCTCGAGGTGATGAACCGCAAGAACGTGCAGATGATGGTCAACCTCACCGGCGGCACCGGCAAGGGCCTCGAGGACACGATCCGAAAGCTCGATCGCACCTACGAAGGCCGCTTTGCCACGCTCACGGAGCCGTCGTACGGCCACTGGCTCGAGCCCAAGTATCCGCAGCTCCAAGCCGACGCCATCGAGCACGCGCGCAAGGCTGGCGCGAAAGGCGTCAAGGTGCTCAAGACCCTCGGCCTGTACTTGCGCGAGCAGATCGACAGCGGTCCGCTGGTCAAAATCGACGACCGCCGCTTCGACCCGATGTGGGAAGCTTGTGCCGCCAACAAGATGCCGGTGTGGATCCACATCTCCGATCCGGAAGCCTTTTTTCTCCCGACCGATCGAAATAACGAGCGCTACGAGGAGCTCTCGAACCACCCCGATTGGTCCTTTCACGGCAAGGATTTCCCCTCAAACGCCGAGCTTCTCGAGGCGCGAAACCGGGTGATTGCGCGACACCCGAAGACGCAATTTCTCCTCTTGCACGTAGGAAACGCTGCGGAAAATCTCGGTTATGTGTCGCGCTGCTTGGACCTCTATCCCAACACGATGGTGGAGATAGGGGCGCGCATCGGCGAACTTGGGCGCCAACCGCGGACATCTCGCAGGTTTTTCGACGCATATCAAGACCGTATCTTGTTCGGCACGGATGCCATTCCGCCACCGGCCGGCAACGAAGTGCCACAGCAGGTATTTGGCGACGAGCTCTATGAGATTTACTATCGGTTCCTCGAGACCGAAGATGAGTACTTCGATTATGCGCCGGCACCCGTACCGCCCCAAGGTCGCTGGGCCATCTATGGCCTCGGCCTTCCCGAGCCGATTCTCCGCAAGGTTTATCACGACAACGCCGCGCGCCTTTTGGGGCTGGTTGCATGA
- a CDS encoding S8 family serine peptidase, producing MLRWVRWASLGLISALGGLPIACSESAKTEKSRVPSSGEPEALEQALAKVVDTPSRDACPYVPGTVRCYAKLQTDSAGNVVAAASPRGYGPDELRQAYRVPSSGTRTGTIGIINAYDSPSAESDLATYREQYGLPPCTTENGCFKKVNQNGAPSPLPKSGHAGWASEIALDLDMASAMCPSCRLLLVLGNTPTLTDLGTAVNTAVRLGADVVSNSYGGVEAEEENDASPEEIRDADRLYFSNHPGVGIFAASGDWAYGHGTSYPASGKNVIGVGGTRLVRSLSLRGWAEVAWSQTGSGCSTRIAKPLWANDGDCPNKTVADVSAVSDPATGVAVYDTFGGGDAGWMVIGGTSAATPIVAAIFLMAGKASATGAFVWQNTSRFYDVTSGDNGSGTPEGGISCIAGENGSYLCNAKVGFDGPTGWGSPNTRALLEATIDDAGAVPIEDDAGPADSGTGTDASMVDANVVIPPLMDASFGPSKADASSAHGASSSTGYGGGNSGCSVSTGAGEHAPTAGVLFAMTGILAARRRRKLMR from the coding sequence ATGCTGCGTTGGGTTCGCTGGGCGTCGTTGGGGCTGATCTCTGCCTTGGGCGGCTTGCCCATCGCATGTTCCGAATCGGCCAAAACCGAAAAATCACGTGTGCCGTCGTCAGGGGAGCCGGAGGCGTTGGAGCAAGCCCTGGCCAAAGTCGTCGACACACCCTCACGCGATGCGTGCCCGTACGTACCGGGTACCGTGCGCTGCTATGCCAAGCTGCAAACGGATTCGGCGGGCAACGTCGTCGCCGCGGCCTCACCCCGCGGCTATGGTCCCGACGAATTGCGGCAGGCCTACCGCGTTCCATCGTCCGGAACACGCACCGGAACGATCGGCATCATCAATGCTTATGACTCACCCTCGGCCGAGTCGGATCTGGCCACCTACCGCGAGCAATACGGACTTCCGCCGTGCACGACGGAAAATGGCTGCTTCAAGAAGGTGAATCAAAACGGTGCACCGTCGCCGTTGCCGAAATCGGGCCATGCGGGCTGGGCCTCCGAGATCGCGCTCGATCTCGACATGGCGAGTGCGATGTGCCCGAGCTGCCGACTCTTGCTCGTCTTGGGCAATACGCCGACGCTGACGGATCTCGGCACCGCGGTCAACACGGCGGTGCGCTTGGGCGCGGACGTCGTTTCGAACAGCTACGGTGGGGTCGAGGCCGAGGAAGAAAACGACGCCAGCCCGGAGGAAATCCGCGACGCCGATCGGCTTTATTTTTCGAACCATCCCGGGGTTGGCATCTTTGCGGCCTCCGGCGACTGGGCCTACGGGCATGGCACGTCGTATCCCGCGTCGGGCAAGAACGTGATCGGTGTCGGAGGCACGCGCCTCGTGCGTTCTCTCAGCTTGCGCGGCTGGGCGGAGGTGGCGTGGTCGCAAACAGGTAGCGGATGCAGCACGCGCATTGCGAAACCGTTGTGGGCCAACGACGGCGATTGCCCGAACAAGACGGTGGCCGACGTTTCGGCCGTGTCCGATCCGGCGACCGGCGTCGCCGTTTACGACACGTTCGGTGGCGGCGACGCAGGATGGATGGTGATCGGCGGTACCAGCGCCGCGACGCCCATCGTGGCCGCCATCTTCCTCATGGCAGGGAAGGCGTCTGCGACGGGCGCCTTCGTCTGGCAGAACACGAGCCGCTTCTATGACGTGACCAGCGGCGACAACGGCAGCGGTACGCCCGAGGGCGGGATCTCCTGCATCGCTGGGGAAAACGGCTCGTACTTGTGCAACGCGAAGGTCGGCTTCGACGGCCCCACCGGCTGGGGATCGCCGAACACCAGGGCCCTTCTCGAGGCCACGATCGACGATGCGGGAGCGGTCCCCATCGAGGACGACGCCGGCCCCGCGGACAGCGGCACGGGCACGGATGCATCGATGGTTGATGCAAATGTCGTGATACCGCCATTGATGGACGCATCGTTCGGCCCGAGCAAAGCCGACGCGAGTTCGGCACACGGTGCCAGCTCGAGCACGGGCTACGGCGGTGGGAACTCGGGTTGCTCGGTTTCCACGGGCGCGGGCGAGCACGCGCCCACCGCGGGCGTTTTGTTTGCAATGACGGGTATCCTCGCGGCGCGGAGGCGGCGTAAACTGATGCGCTGA
- a CDS encoding S8 family serine peptidase, with protein sequence MTLTVSQLAAANSRDVCAPSSVPDTAWCLAKVQTDAYGVRPTLAGPSGLGPADLTSAYSVPSSGTSTGIIAVVDAYDNPNVESDLATYRSTFGLPPCTTANGCFKKVNQRGASSPLPAADSGWATEMAIDTQLASAMCPACRILLVEADGASMANLGAAVVMAVRLGASVVSNSWGGVESASSAGYDRDYFAHDGVTIFASSGDFGYSQGALYPAAGARVIGVGGTTLARASNARGWTETVWGGSDTASAGTGSGCSSYIARPSWADPAASPRCAMKTVNDVAAVADPKTGVAIYNTYESTGWAVYGGTSLGAPIVAAMFVLAGKGAAGGSLIWKNRAAFYDITAGTNANGTPSGGVTCVPGSDNLCNAVAGFDAPSGWGTPIASALRDVPFDGGPPPDADPPPDADPPEEDAGPISDASPDAPIDAGTDAGAPVPKSDAGNGREPAPTNPTDGSSSGCTIADASAASAGTSALALALLLLRRRRASR encoded by the coding sequence ATGACCCTCACGGTTTCGCAGTTGGCTGCGGCCAATTCTCGCGATGTTTGTGCACCGTCGAGTGTTCCCGATACGGCGTGGTGTTTGGCCAAGGTGCAGACCGACGCCTATGGAGTGCGGCCCACGCTCGCCGGGCCAAGCGGACTTGGTCCCGCGGATCTTACGTCGGCGTACAGCGTTCCATCCAGCGGCACATCGACCGGCATCATCGCCGTCGTGGATGCGTACGACAATCCCAACGTCGAGTCCGATCTTGCAACGTACCGGTCCACCTTCGGACTTCCTCCCTGCACCACCGCCAATGGCTGTTTCAAAAAGGTGAATCAGCGCGGCGCCTCCTCGCCGTTGCCTGCTGCCGACAGCGGGTGGGCCACCGAGATGGCCATCGACACGCAGCTCGCCAGCGCCATGTGCCCGGCCTGCCGCATTCTGCTCGTCGAGGCGGACGGCGCATCGATGGCCAACCTCGGCGCGGCGGTGGTGATGGCGGTGCGCCTTGGCGCAAGCGTGGTGTCGAACAGCTGGGGAGGCGTCGAAAGCGCATCGTCGGCGGGCTACGATCGCGATTACTTCGCGCACGACGGCGTGACCATTTTCGCCAGCTCCGGTGACTTCGGTTACTCGCAAGGGGCACTGTATCCCGCCGCCGGCGCGCGGGTCATCGGGGTGGGCGGCACCACGTTGGCGCGTGCCTCCAATGCGCGCGGCTGGACGGAAACGGTATGGGGCGGGAGCGACACGGCTTCCGCCGGTACGGGCAGCGGCTGCAGCAGCTACATCGCGCGCCCATCCTGGGCCGATCCGGCGGCGAGCCCGCGATGCGCCATGAAAACGGTGAACGACGTTGCCGCCGTCGCGGATCCGAAGACCGGGGTGGCCATTTACAACACGTACGAGAGCACGGGCTGGGCCGTCTACGGCGGCACGAGCCTGGGCGCGCCCATCGTGGCGGCCATGTTCGTGCTCGCGGGCAAAGGTGCCGCGGGCGGTTCGCTGATCTGGAAAAACCGCGCCGCGTTCTACGACATCACCGCCGGCACCAACGCCAACGGCACGCCATCGGGCGGCGTCACCTGCGTCCCCGGCTCGGACAACCTGTGCAACGCCGTGGCCGGCTTCGACGCCCCGTCGGGGTGGGGCACACCCATCGCATCCGCATTGCGCGACGTCCCCTTCGACGGGGGCCCGCCACCCGACGCCGACCCCCCGCCCGATGCCGATCCCCCGGAGGAAGACGCGGGCCCCATTTCCGACGCCTCGCCCGATGCCCCCATCGATGCAGGCACCGACGCGGGCGCACCCGTCCCCAAGTCCGACGCCGGCAACGGCCGCGAACCCGCCCCCACGAACCCAACCGACGGCAGCAGCAGCGGCTGCACCATCGCCGACGCCAGCGCCGCAAGCGCCGGCACGAGCGCGCTAGCCCTCGCCCTGCTCCTCTTACGCCGCCGCCGCGCCTCCCGCTAA